A single region of the Rathayibacter rathayi genome encodes:
- a CDS encoding LON peptidase substrate-binding domain-containing protein, which translates to MPDLPMFPLGSVLLPHMPLPLRLFEPRYLRMLGDVLEDETLAFGVVLIERGQEVGGGDQRFAVGARARILNIDGAESFVTLDSVGEERFEVVRWYEDDPYPRAEVRPLPDLEWDEKHAPALAAAESAVRTALAVASEFVEQRYGAVVELAEDPAAHAWQLAGVAPVTEFDRLAFLRSATMEELLESVRERSAEATESFRAGWA; encoded by the coding sequence GTGCCTGATCTTCCGATGTTCCCGCTCGGCTCCGTGCTCCTGCCGCACATGCCGCTCCCACTCCGGCTCTTCGAGCCGCGATACCTGCGGATGCTCGGCGATGTCCTCGAGGACGAGACTCTCGCGTTCGGGGTCGTCCTCATCGAGCGCGGCCAGGAGGTGGGCGGCGGCGACCAGCGGTTCGCGGTCGGAGCGCGGGCGCGCATCCTGAACATCGACGGCGCCGAGTCGTTCGTCACGCTCGATTCGGTCGGCGAGGAGCGGTTCGAGGTTGTCCGCTGGTACGAGGATGACCCGTACCCACGCGCCGAGGTCCGCCCCTTGCCCGATCTGGAGTGGGACGAGAAGCACGCTCCCGCGCTGGCGGCGGCGGAGTCGGCGGTCCGCACGGCACTGGCGGTGGCGAGCGAGTTCGTCGAGCAGCGTTACGGAGCGGTCGTCGAACTGGCCGAGGATCCGGCCGCGCACGCCTGGCAGCTTGCGGGCGTCGCGCCGGTCACCGAGTTCGACCGACTCGCGTTCCTCCGCAGCGCCACGATGGAGGAGCTGCTGGAGTCGGTGCGTGAGCGCTCGGCCGAGGCGACCGAATCGTTCCGGGCCGGCTGGGCCTGA
- a CDS encoding ACP S-malonyltransferase, which yields MIVVVAPGQGSQTPGFLAPWLEVPAVAEQVAAHSEAVGIDLAAHGTVSDADTIRDTAVAQPLIVSAGLVSLAALLQDGRRERIAGIAGHSVGEITAAAGAGVLTEADALVFVRERARAMAAAAAATPTAMSAVLGGDEQALLARLDELGLEPANYNGGGQIVVAGAVDALEALKAEPLRGTRVIPLQVAGAFHTRYMAPARDSLAGVTAGLTPADPTLRLWTNRDGSVVDSGAAFLELLVGQVASPVRWDLCMAAFAEAGVTGIIELAPAGALVGLAKRGLKGVPSIAITTPDDVEAARAFLDEHAAQ from the coding sequence GTGATCGTCGTCGTCGCCCCGGGGCAGGGCTCCCAGACCCCCGGATTCCTCGCACCCTGGCTCGAAGTGCCCGCTGTGGCCGAGCAGGTCGCCGCGCACTCGGAGGCGGTCGGCATCGACCTCGCCGCGCACGGCACCGTCTCGGACGCGGATACTATCCGCGACACCGCGGTCGCGCAGCCGCTGATCGTCTCCGCCGGTCTCGTCAGCCTCGCCGCGCTGCTGCAGGACGGGCGCCGCGAGCGGATCGCGGGCATCGCCGGGCACTCGGTCGGCGAGATCACGGCGGCAGCAGGAGCGGGCGTCCTGACGGAGGCCGACGCACTCGTGTTCGTCCGTGAGCGTGCCCGCGCGATGGCCGCTGCCGCCGCCGCAACGCCGACCGCGATGAGCGCAGTCCTCGGTGGCGACGAGCAGGCGCTCCTCGCCCGACTCGACGAACTCGGCCTCGAGCCCGCCAACTACAACGGTGGTGGCCAGATCGTTGTCGCCGGCGCAGTCGATGCGCTCGAGGCCCTCAAAGCCGAGCCGCTGCGCGGGACCCGGGTGATTCCGCTGCAGGTGGCCGGCGCGTTCCACACCCGCTATATGGCGCCCGCCCGCGACTCCCTCGCCGGCGTGACCGCCGGGCTGACCCCCGCCGACCCGACGCTGCGGCTGTGGACGAACCGCGACGGTTCCGTCGTCGACTCCGGCGCAGCGTTCCTTGAGCTGCTGGTCGGCCAGGTCGCCTCCCCCGTGCGCTGGGACCTCTGCATGGCGGCGTTCGCCGAGGCGGGCGTCACCGGGATCATCGAGCTGGCCCCCGCCGGCGCGCTAGTCGGCCTCGCCAAGCGCGGCCTCAAGGGCGTGCCGAGCATCGCCATCACGACCCCCGACGACGTGGAGGCCGCCCGCGCCTTCCTCGACGAGCACGCCGCCCAGTAG
- a CDS encoding beta-ketoacyl-ACP synthase III has product MTIPSLTQSSGSAYTRILGIGAARGDLVVPNDDLIEPINSSDEWIRQRTGIIERRRASADILAIDLATTASLEAIEKAGIRPEQIGVVLVSTISNTVQTPSLAALLAERIGANPAPAYDISAACAGYTYGIAQADSFIRSGLAEYVLVVGAEKLSELVKATDRSISFLLGDGAGAAVVGPSDTAGISKTVWGSDGSKWDTVGMDNPLAAYRDGTAEWPTLRQDGPSVFRWAVWEMAKVAKQALAEAGVRPEDLAAFIPHQANMRIIDELAKQLKLPETVAVGRDIETTGNTSAASIPLATHRLLEEHPELHGGLALQIGFGAGLVFGAQVVVLP; this is encoded by the coding sequence ATGACGATCCCTTCCCTCACCCAGTCCAGCGGTAGCGCCTACACCCGCATTCTCGGAATCGGCGCGGCCCGCGGCGACCTCGTCGTCCCCAACGACGACCTGATCGAGCCGATCAACTCCTCCGACGAGTGGATCCGCCAGCGCACCGGCATCATCGAGCGTCGCCGCGCCTCCGCCGACATTCTTGCCATCGACCTCGCGACCACCGCCTCGCTGGAGGCGATCGAGAAGGCCGGCATCCGCCCGGAACAGATCGGCGTCGTCCTCGTCTCCACGATCAGCAACACCGTGCAGACCCCGTCGCTCGCCGCTCTGCTCGCCGAGCGCATCGGCGCGAACCCGGCCCCCGCCTACGACATCTCCGCAGCCTGCGCCGGTTACACCTACGGGATCGCCCAGGCCGACTCCTTCATCCGCTCCGGTCTCGCCGAATACGTCCTCGTCGTCGGAGCCGAGAAGCTGTCCGAGCTGGTCAAGGCGACCGACCGCAGCATCTCCTTCCTCCTGGGCGACGGCGCGGGCGCCGCGGTCGTCGGCCCCAGCGACACCGCCGGCATTTCGAAGACCGTCTGGGGCTCCGACGGCTCCAAGTGGGACACCGTCGGCATGGACAACCCGCTCGCCGCCTACCGCGATGGGACCGCCGAATGGCCCACCCTCCGCCAGGACGGCCCGTCGGTCTTCCGCTGGGCGGTCTGGGAGATGGCCAAAGTCGCCAAGCAAGCCCTCGCGGAGGCGGGCGTCCGGCCCGAGGACCTCGCCGCGTTCATCCCGCACCAGGCCAACATGCGCATCATCGACGAACTCGCCAAGCAGCTGAAACTGCCCGAGACCGTCGCGGTCGGCCGAGACATCGAAACCACCGGCAACACCTCCGCCGCGTCGATCCCTCTCGCCACCCACCGTCTGCTCGAAGAACACCCGGAACTGCACGGCGGACTCGCCCTGCAGATCGGCTTCGGCGCCGGACTCGTCTTCGGCGCACAGGTCGTGGTGCTCCCCTGA
- a CDS encoding bifunctional 3'-5' exonuclease/DNA polymerase, with amino-acid sequence MLLALVGGPTGAWQAVDPGSGAEAGSGRGPADFAAFVREREAERPRWVWDDTARWYPALLGAGVLVARCHDLRLARAILRRSSAVTGSALARSPLDAWDAGAAAPAALDTLIGFEEAAGGSDELDPVLELARQEEALAGAAEAGRLRLLLAAESVGALIAREIAEAGLPWRADVHDRVLTELLGPRPLFGGRPARLEALAVRLRDELAAPELNPDSPTELLKALRRAGLPVESTRSWELQAIEHPAVPPLLEYKKLSRLLTANGWAWLDAWVRDGRFRPEYVVGGVVTGRWATSGGGALQLPRQIRAAVTADPGWNLVVADAAQLEPRILAALSGDSAMAAAGRGRDLYQGIVDAGVIPDRPRAKVAMLGAMYGAMSGEAGRLLPRLARAYPRSVAHVEAAARAGERGESVSTWLGRSSPPGPEGLATDATRAREWGRFTRNFVVQGTAAEWALCWMGELRARLRAEGGAVGRAHLVYFLHDEVIVHAPAEVSERVATIVRDAAVRAGRSLFGAGEVDFPVTVAVVDSYDRAK; translated from the coding sequence ATGCTCCTCGCACTCGTCGGCGGCCCCACCGGGGCGTGGCAGGCCGTCGACCCTGGCAGCGGCGCAGAGGCGGGGAGCGGTCGCGGTCCCGCCGACTTCGCGGCGTTCGTCCGCGAGCGGGAGGCGGAGCGTCCGCGCTGGGTGTGGGATGACACCGCGCGCTGGTATCCCGCGTTGCTGGGGGCGGGGGTGCTCGTCGCGCGGTGCCACGACCTCCGGCTGGCCCGCGCGATCCTCCGCCGCTCCTCGGCCGTCACCGGTTCGGCCCTCGCGCGGTCGCCCCTGGACGCCTGGGATGCGGGAGCGGCCGCGCCTGCCGCTCTCGATACGCTGATCGGCTTCGAGGAGGCGGCTGGCGGTTCCGATGAGCTCGACCCCGTCCTTGAGCTGGCCCGGCAGGAGGAGGCGCTCGCGGGGGCCGCGGAGGCCGGCCGCCTCCGCCTGTTGCTGGCCGCCGAATCGGTCGGTGCCCTGATCGCGCGCGAGATCGCCGAGGCGGGGCTGCCGTGGCGCGCCGACGTGCACGACCGGGTGCTCACCGAGCTGCTCGGCCCTCGCCCGCTCTTCGGTGGGCGTCCGGCGCGACTGGAGGCGCTGGCGGTCCGCCTGCGCGACGAACTCGCCGCGCCCGAGCTCAATCCCGATTCGCCGACTGAGCTCCTGAAGGCGCTGCGACGTGCAGGGCTGCCCGTCGAGTCGACGCGCTCCTGGGAGTTGCAGGCGATCGAGCACCCCGCGGTCCCGCCGCTCCTGGAGTACAAGAAGCTCTCGCGCCTGCTCACCGCCAACGGCTGGGCCTGGCTCGATGCGTGGGTGCGGGATGGGCGGTTCCGCCCCGAGTACGTGGTCGGTGGCGTGGTCACCGGCCGCTGGGCGACGTCGGGCGGAGGCGCGTTGCAGCTGCCGCGGCAGATCCGCGCGGCGGTGACCGCCGATCCCGGCTGGAACCTCGTGGTAGCCGACGCGGCACAGCTCGAGCCGCGCATCCTCGCCGCACTCTCGGGTGACTCCGCGATGGCTGCCGCGGGGCGGGGCCGCGACCTCTACCAGGGCATCGTCGATGCGGGCGTGATCCCCGATCGGCCCCGGGCTAAGGTCGCGATGCTGGGCGCGATGTACGGAGCGATGAGCGGAGAGGCGGGGCGGCTGCTTCCGCGACTCGCTCGTGCCTACCCGCGCTCGGTCGCCCATGTGGAGGCGGCGGCGCGGGCGGGGGAGCGCGGCGAGAGCGTCTCGACGTGGCTCGGGCGCAGCTCGCCGCCCGGGCCCGAGGGACTGGCGACCGACGCGACACGAGCGCGCGAGTGGGGCCGCTTCACCCGAAACTTCGTGGTCCAGGGCACGGCCGCCGAGTGGGCGCTGTGCTGGATGGGGGAGCTACGGGCGCGATTGCGTGCCGAGGGCGGCGCTGTCGGCCGGGCCCACCTGGTCTACTTCCTGCACGACGAGGTGATCGTGCACGCTCCTGCGGAGGTGTCGGAGCGGGTCGCCACGATCGTCCGCGACGCCGCGGTGCGTGCCGGACGCTCGCTGTTCGGAGCGGGCGAGGTCGACTTCCCGGTCACCGTCGCCGTCGTCGACTCCTACGACCGGGCGAAATGA
- a CDS encoding beta-ketoacyl-[acyl-carrier-protein] synthase family protein, protein MTKKIVVTGIGASTPLGGTARESWNALLAGESGVRSLEQDWVAQYNIPVTFAAQARVRPEGVLSRPEAKRLDPSSQFALISAREAWADSGITDVDPLRVGVDYATGIGGLWTLLDAWDTLRERGPRRLLPMTIPMLMPNAAAAAISMAIPSRAYARTDVSACASSTEALANAYEHMQLGLADVVIAGGTESVVHPLPLAAFASMQALSRRNDDPAAASRPYDVSRDGFVLGEGAGTLILETEEHALARGARIYAELAGGAVTSDSYHITAPDPEGSAAARAMIGALDQAGAALTDVAHVNAHATSTPVGDIAEYRALLRVFGDHLPNIAVSATKAATGHLLGGTGAIEAIFTVLALHERTAPPTINLIEQDPQIPLDVVTSPRDLGDGPLVALSNSFGFGGHNAVAAFRTV, encoded by the coding sequence ATGACCAAGAAGATCGTCGTCACCGGAATCGGTGCCAGCACTCCCCTCGGCGGGACCGCCCGGGAGTCCTGGAACGCACTCCTCGCCGGCGAATCGGGTGTCCGCTCCCTTGAGCAGGACTGGGTCGCTCAGTACAACATCCCTGTCACCTTCGCCGCCCAGGCCAGGGTGCGTCCGGAAGGGGTGCTCTCCCGCCCCGAGGCGAAGCGCCTCGACCCCTCCAGCCAGTTCGCCCTCATCTCGGCCCGCGAAGCCTGGGCCGACTCCGGCATCACCGACGTCGACCCGCTGCGTGTCGGAGTCGACTATGCCACCGGCATCGGCGGGCTCTGGACCCTCCTCGACGCGTGGGACACCCTCCGCGAGCGCGGCCCCCGCCGGCTGCTGCCGATGACCATCCCGATGCTCATGCCCAACGCGGCCGCCGCCGCGATCAGCATGGCCATCCCCTCGCGCGCCTACGCCCGCACCGACGTGTCGGCCTGCGCCTCCAGCACCGAAGCCCTGGCGAACGCCTACGAGCACATGCAGCTCGGGCTCGCCGATGTCGTCATCGCCGGCGGCACGGAGTCGGTCGTCCACCCGCTCCCCCTCGCCGCCTTCGCGTCGATGCAGGCCCTCTCGCGCCGCAACGACGACCCAGCCGCCGCCTCGCGCCCCTACGACGTCTCCCGCGACGGCTTCGTCCTCGGCGAGGGCGCCGGAACGCTCATCCTCGAGACCGAGGAGCACGCACTCGCCCGCGGCGCCCGCATCTACGCCGAACTCGCCGGCGGCGCCGTCACCAGCGACTCCTACCACATCACGGCCCCCGACCCCGAAGGCTCCGCCGCCGCTCGCGCCATGATCGGCGCCCTCGACCAGGCCGGAGCGGCGCTCACCGACGTCGCCCACGTCAACGCGCACGCGACCAGCACCCCCGTCGGCGACATCGCCGAATACCGCGCACTGCTCCGCGTCTTCGGTGACCACCTCCCGAACATCGCCGTCTCGGCGACCAAGGCGGCCACCGGCCACCTCCTCGGCGGCACCGGCGCCATCGAAGCGATCTTCACCGTGCTCGCCCTCCACGAGCGCACTGCGCCGCCCACCATCAACCTCATCGAACAAGATCCTCAGATCCCCCTCGACGTCGTTACCAGCCCCCGCGACCTCGGCGACGGACCGCTGGTCGCCCTCTCGAACTCGTTTGGGTTCGGGGGGCACAATGCTGTTGCCGCGTTCCGGACGGTGTAG
- a CDS encoding PadR family transcriptional regulator encodes MSVRDGLLALLTLGPAYGLQLHAELLDRAAHRRRVNVGQIYSTLERLRERGLVTSAGSTDDGLPLHALTDAGRTEASAWLRGDGASPEEDWDDVLDRVLLASSLSGADLAAVLDAYEPPPSGSNPERMEDGTTAAHPQRRLAAIAVHLRKEALGRLLQAARDELTGEGPARGVRGYAQERPRRGRRAVSREETGTGETSTGAVA; translated from the coding sequence GTGTCCGTCCGCGACGGCCTGCTCGCCCTGCTCACGCTCGGCCCCGCCTACGGCCTGCAGCTGCACGCCGAGCTGCTCGACCGCGCCGCGCACCGGCGGCGGGTCAACGTAGGTCAGATCTATTCGACGCTCGAGCGCCTACGCGAGCGCGGCCTCGTCACGTCGGCCGGCTCCACCGACGACGGTCTCCCCCTGCACGCCCTCACCGACGCGGGCCGGACGGAGGCGAGCGCGTGGCTGAGAGGAGACGGAGCGTCCCCCGAGGAGGACTGGGACGATGTCCTGGACCGGGTGCTGCTGGCGTCGAGCCTGTCCGGCGCCGACCTGGCCGCCGTGCTCGACGCCTACGAGCCGCCCCCGTCCGGGAGCAATCCAGAGCGCATGGAGGACGGCACCACCGCCGCGCACCCGCAGCGACGCCTCGCCGCGATCGCCGTCCATCTGCGAAAGGAGGCGCTGGGCCGACTGCTCCAGGCCGCCCGGGACGAGCTCACCGGCGAGGGTCCGGCACGCGGCGTGCGCGGCTACGCTCAGGAGCGTCCGCGCCGCGGGCGTCGCGCCGTAAGTCGGGAGGAGACAGGCACGGGTGAGACAAGCACAGGTGCTGTCGCCTAA
- a CDS encoding glycosyltransferase, with product MDHRRISVVVPVKDDARHLEQLLELLREQTLAPLEIVVVDDGSTDDSAAVARASGARVVQHDGAGIPASTAHGFDEARGDVLARLDADSRPGSDWLARLAGHFADPDVGAVTGPGRFDELGPVARVLARVAYMDAYFVLMGSALANWPLFGSNCAVRRSAWEEIAEEMHRHDAYVHDDVEISVHLGLRHRIVLDRHLEVGISARPFGAFADLLRRFDRALHTLARHPGMGSSLQRWTHRVRRRHRDRLRATAVARRAG from the coding sequence ATGGATCACCGGCGAATTTCGGTCGTCGTCCCTGTGAAGGACGACGCCCGTCACCTCGAGCAGCTGCTCGAGCTTCTCCGCGAGCAGACGCTCGCCCCACTCGAGATTGTGGTCGTGGACGACGGGAGTACCGATGACAGCGCCGCGGTCGCCCGCGCGTCGGGCGCCCGCGTGGTGCAGCATGACGGGGCCGGAATCCCGGCGAGCACGGCGCACGGCTTCGACGAGGCTCGGGGCGATGTGCTCGCACGCCTCGACGCCGACTCCCGCCCGGGATCGGACTGGCTGGCGCGCCTCGCCGGCCACTTCGCCGACCCGGACGTCGGAGCGGTCACCGGTCCCGGCCGCTTCGACGAACTCGGCCCCGTCGCCCGGGTGCTCGCGCGGGTCGCCTACATGGACGCGTATTTCGTACTGATGGGCTCGGCGCTGGCCAATTGGCCGCTCTTCGGCTCGAACTGCGCCGTCCGGCGTTCGGCGTGGGAGGAGATCGCGGAGGAGATGCACCGGCACGATGCCTACGTGCACGACGACGTCGAGATCAGCGTGCACCTGGGACTGCGGCACCGGATCGTCCTGGACCGTCACCTTGAGGTCGGCATTTCGGCGCGTCCCTTCGGCGCTTTCGCCGACCTGCTCCGCCGCTTCGATCGCGCACTGCACACGCTGGCGCGGCACCCGGGCATGGGGTCGTCGCTGCAACGCTGGACGCACCGTGTGCGCCGCCGTCACCGCGATCGTCTGCGCGCGACGGCCGTGGCGCGCCGCGCCGGTTGA
- a CDS encoding acyl carrier protein, whose amino-acid sequence MALSTAEVLAGLAELVNDETGIATDAVEMDKSFTDDLDIDSISMMTIVVNAEEKFDVKIPDDEVKNLKTVGDAVTFIVKASE is encoded by the coding sequence ATGGCACTGTCCACCGCAGAAGTCCTCGCCGGCCTCGCCGAGCTTGTCAACGACGAGACGGGCATCGCGACCGACGCCGTCGAAATGGACAAGTCGTTCACCGACGACCTCGACATCGACTCCATCTCGATGATGACCATCGTCGTCAACGCCGAGGAGAAGTTCGACGTGAAGATCCCCGACGACGAGGTGAAGAACCTCAAGACCGTCGGCGACGCGGTCACCTTCATCGTCAAGGCGTCCGAGTAG
- a CDS encoding DUF3145 domain-containing protein, with protein MVAQQTRGVLFVHSAPRALCPHLEWGTGRALGRAVNFAWVEQPVLRGAQRAEFIWEGPVGTGAVIASALRGWADVRYEVTEEPSPGVDGGRWMHTPELGIFSAQTDSVGNTVVPEDRIRSAMEFAGADPIELHRELRLALGQAWEDELEPFRYGGDFAPVVWMHGVG; from the coding sequence ATGGTGGCGCAGCAGACTCGGGGTGTGCTCTTCGTGCACTCCGCCCCCCGCGCGCTCTGCCCCCACCTCGAGTGGGGGACAGGTCGCGCTCTTGGCCGTGCCGTGAACTTTGCCTGGGTCGAGCAACCCGTCCTCCGCGGCGCGCAGCGCGCGGAGTTCATCTGGGAGGGTCCGGTTGGTACGGGAGCGGTCATCGCCTCCGCACTCCGTGGCTGGGCAGATGTGCGCTACGAGGTCACGGAGGAGCCCTCGCCGGGCGTCGACGGCGGCCGCTGGATGCACACGCCCGAACTCGGCATCTTTTCCGCGCAGACCGACAGCGTCGGCAATACCGTCGTCCCGGAGGACCGCATCCGCTCCGCGATGGAGTTCGCCGGCGCGGACCCCATTGAGCTGCACCGAGAGCTCCGCCTCGCCCTCGGCCAGGCCTGGGAGGACGAACTCGAGCCCTTCCGCTACGGCGGCGACTTCGCGCCGGTCGTCTGGATGCACGGGGTCGGCTGA
- a CDS encoding MFS transporter, whose translation MISTALVALDATILSTAVPSIVADLGGFEQFPWLFSIYLLAQAVSVPLYGKLADVIGRKPIMLIGIALFLVGSLLCGLAWSMPALIAFRALQGLGAGAIQPMGITIAGDIYTVAERAKTQGYLASVWGISSVVGPTLGGVLSDLGAWRGIFLVNIPLCLLAAFLLMRSFHETARGEKQRIDVAGACVLAVGTALLILGLLEGGSAWPWLSPVGVGVFVVAALAFVCFVAIERRAAAPVLPLWVLTRRVLISTSLVSVMVGAITLGITSYFPTFAQGVLGSSALGAGFAVAAMTLGWPVAASLSGRLYLRIGFRNTGFLGAGLVVIGTALTILLGASSTLWEIAGFCVLIGAGMGLVATPTLIRAQSSVDWNERGVVSSTNFFARNIGSAVAVAVFGAIVNASAGAGVPAPADLAEGTRFVCIALTVLAVGMLIAVWAMPKERRPEPDAA comes from the coding sequence ATGATCTCGACCGCCCTGGTCGCCCTCGACGCCACGATCCTCTCGACGGCCGTCCCGTCCATCGTCGCCGACCTCGGCGGGTTCGAGCAGTTCCCCTGGCTGTTCTCGATCTACCTGTTGGCCCAGGCCGTCTCGGTTCCCCTCTACGGCAAGCTCGCGGACGTCATCGGGCGAAAGCCCATCATGCTGATCGGCATCGCCCTGTTCCTGGTCGGCTCGCTCCTGTGTGGCCTCGCCTGGAGCATGCCCGCGCTCATCGCGTTCCGAGCGCTGCAAGGCCTGGGTGCCGGAGCGATCCAGCCGATGGGCATTACCATCGCGGGCGACATCTACACGGTCGCCGAGCGCGCGAAGACCCAGGGCTATCTCGCGAGCGTCTGGGGCATCTCCTCCGTCGTCGGGCCGACCCTCGGCGGCGTCCTCTCGGACCTCGGCGCGTGGCGCGGCATCTTCCTCGTCAACATCCCCCTCTGCCTGCTCGCGGCGTTCCTTTTGATGCGCAGCTTCCACGAGACCGCGCGCGGCGAGAAGCAGCGGATCGACGTGGCGGGCGCCTGCGTGCTCGCCGTCGGCACCGCACTGCTGATCCTCGGACTACTCGAGGGCGGCAGCGCGTGGCCGTGGCTCTCCCCCGTCGGCGTCGGAGTGTTCGTCGTCGCAGCGCTCGCCTTCGTCTGCTTCGTCGCGATCGAGCGGCGGGCGGCTGCCCCCGTGCTCCCGCTGTGGGTGCTGACGCGGCGGGTGCTGATCTCGACCAGCCTGGTCTCGGTGATGGTCGGCGCGATCACGCTCGGCATCACCTCCTACTTCCCCACGTTCGCGCAGGGGGTGCTGGGCAGCTCCGCCCTCGGCGCGGGCTTCGCGGTCGCCGCCATGACCCTCGGCTGGCCTGTTGCGGCAAGCCTGTCCGGGCGGCTCTACCTACGGATCGGCTTCCGCAACACGGGCTTTCTCGGAGCGGGACTGGTCGTGATCGGCACAGCGCTGACCATCCTGCTCGGCGCCTCCTCGACGCTCTGGGAGATCGCGGGCTTCTGCGTGCTGATCGGCGCAGGGATGGGCCTCGTGGCGACCCCGACGCTGATCCGGGCGCAGTCGAGCGTCGACTGGAACGAGCGCGGAGTGGTCTCCTCGACCAACTTCTTTGCCCGGAACATCGGTAGTGCCGTCGCCGTGGCGGTGTTCGGCGCAATCGTCAACGCGTCGGCTGGCGCCGGCGTGCCCGCGCCGGCCGACCTCGCCGAGGGCACCCGCTTCGTCTGCATCGCGCTGACGGTGCTCGCCGTGGGCATGCTCATCGCGGTGTGGGCGATGCCGAAGGAGCGCCGGCCCGAGCCCGACGCGGCCTAG
- a CDS encoding coiled-coil domain-containing protein encodes MPRTPLGLRVPSRARRRLVATGAGTVLVLCAALAAPLSASAAYNPSDYPSWSDVEAAKSSESATAAEVDRITAFLADLRDQAAALTDAAISRAAEADAAQSALDEATQRVSALEERASAARSEADSAKEQAGRLAAQLYRNGGTDTTLNLLIGGEQSSQLLYRLGTMTQLTQQTSRLQTAAQSTENQAVSLAAQAEQARSERVSLATAAADALSAARSAQADADAKVAEQEKYSQELYTQLASLKNTTAEVEKQYSDGQDAKSAFEEQQRLSRLAAEAEAARQRAASAPAAGAAPAAPSGGGGGGAVELGDDDPTGARNSSAKTIGALGGYAGRTGGLSPAEAQDYARTAVGRFGWGADQVDRCLIPLWNGESGWRWNALNSSSGAYGIPQALPASKMANSGADYQTNATTQIDWGLSYIKSSYGSPCNAWSSWNNRSPHWY; translated from the coding sequence ATGCCCCGTACCCCCCTCGGTCTCCGCGTCCCCTCTCGGGCGCGTCGGCGCCTCGTCGCCACGGGAGCGGGTACGGTCCTCGTTCTCTGTGCCGCCCTCGCCGCTCCCCTCTCGGCGTCTGCCGCGTACAACCCGTCCGACTACCCGTCGTGGTCCGATGTCGAGGCTGCGAAGTCGAGCGAAAGCGCCACCGCCGCCGAGGTCGACCGCATCACCGCCTTCCTCGCCGACCTGCGCGATCAGGCCGCTGCACTCACCGACGCTGCTATCAGCCGTGCCGCCGAGGCGGACGCCGCGCAGAGCGCCCTCGACGAGGCGACCCAGCGGGTGAGCGCCCTCGAGGAACGCGCCTCCGCCGCCCGCTCCGAGGCCGACTCCGCGAAGGAGCAGGCCGGCCGTCTCGCTGCGCAGCTCTACCGCAACGGCGGCACCGATACCACGCTCAACCTCCTCATCGGCGGTGAGCAGTCAAGCCAGCTCCTCTATCGCCTCGGCACGATGACGCAGCTCACACAGCAGACCAGCCGCCTCCAGACCGCGGCGCAGTCGACCGAGAACCAGGCCGTTTCCCTCGCCGCCCAGGCCGAGCAGGCCCGGAGCGAGCGGGTCTCGCTGGCCACGGCCGCCGCCGATGCGCTGTCGGCAGCCCGCTCCGCTCAGGCCGACGCCGACGCGAAGGTCGCCGAGCAGGAGAAGTACAGCCAAGAACTCTACACCCAGCTCGCCTCGCTGAAGAACACCACCGCCGAGGTCGAGAAGCAGTACTCCGACGGCCAGGACGCAAAGTCGGCCTTCGAGGAGCAGCAGCGCCTCTCCCGCCTCGCCGCCGAGGCCGAAGCCGCCCGACAGCGCGCCGCGTCCGCTCCGGCGGCGGGCGCTGCTCCGGCCGCACCCTCCGGCGGAGGAGGCGGAGGCGCCGTCGAACTCGGCGACGACGACCCGACCGGTGCGCGCAACAGCTCGGCAAAGACCATCGGCGCTCTCGGCGGCTACGCCGGCCGCACCGGTGGCCTCTCTCCCGCCGAAGCTCAGGACTACGCCCGCACGGCCGTCGGCCGCTTCGGCTGGGGAGCCGACCAGGTCGATCGCTGTCTCATCCCGCTGTGGAACGGCGAGTCCGGGTGGCGCTGGAACGCGCTGAACAGCTCCTCCGGCGCCTACGGCATCCCGCAGGCACTGCCTGCGAGCAAGATGGCCAACTCCGGAGCCGATTACCAGACGAACGCTACGACGCAGATCGACTGGGGCCTGTCCTACATCAAGAGTTCCTATGGCTCACCCTGCAACGCCTGGTCGAGCTGGAACAACCGTTCTCCGCACTGGTACTGA